A portion of the Bactrocera neohumeralis isolate Rockhampton chromosome 2, APGP_CSIRO_Bneo_wtdbg2-racon-allhic-juicebox.fasta_v2, whole genome shotgun sequence genome contains these proteins:
- the LOC126751319 gene encoding protein kibra, giving the protein MPKQQPQYHHHHHLQQQQQQHQQQQHIHHQQHNHTTTHHGEYPLPDGWDIATDFDGKTYYIDHNTKKTTWLDPRDRYTKPQSFEDCVGDELPHGWEEAYDPHIGRYYINHIEQSTQLEDPRQEWKSVQEQMLSDYLSAAQDQLENKRELYDIKKQRLQIAQEEYNQLNKLATSRSSLCSSSSSMSRHDPDLLRAEVASSWERVRLLRQELKHITHDITHTQRGMNTLYSVGEKINARQNGCYDIAEVQAIREEMLKVHKSLVSGEKVREELMRSLVEIKNELSRQQINDENAELMNAASPFDRVCVASQTDLCGAGDMNSGARFAEMAKTKLQYSEWRKHIKKLQQQLVDHVERIDPGQLESDKDRILLIQEKEKLLTDLNSISMESRPHEEVHVIQQTRRKLEEDLKEAYEATNQCIAKRLRFHEEKQLLVGELQEALKSTKKLEERLKSFSSESTFSISSGSSLGSLSTASSKSALSFTDIYIDPFAVDSQIDVIDLQRRSQRFYQQQQLQAAQAQLQLQQQHQQQQHQSQMHTVTHAHPQLQQQPSSELSLSPRSSLSMETPPASPMKYNANADQVAISSQRLKEEPTYANTPTGAALPPLYQPNPALAAAMARTHAQDLDSTLLDCMVLEAKLQKLNLSAPLNLPAAPLSPISEKPSLLDLPQEMLSRSSSSSNTRSVSAAVSNESVAGDSGVFEASRAHFPRKELAQVQIGLKYLKDKGLLVVSLERANNLSALWTATADNSQVYLRAALLPNSLTSIRTKPMSDFQKPVFSDTFAVPITLSKLQTKSLQVTVVSMTGQKEEIIGTVQISMAEFNADDSTLKWYNVLSSKFMPTFEPLDMPSTSAAAAAAAAAGVTAAVTASTAAAPLASAANAAGANVPNVAKEESSDESTITSSQTSTLTRNQVPPFEMQAQITEEIEQLSVNDEDDEDEEDDDEDDDDDNELEELTADFTKKMLEAYNCIDLIKQEYADKETNTECAFAPEKLRASQQQQQMADDRPVKRSQTFTPSAAVNKNRYICRLNRSDSDSAMHFGVTPHPFHRGAVERRSLRFHTKAPKQMTKLRHTHIPRTSLDLELDLQAQHSKLDFLNDQIAKLQNLKQVLEKGRDNRDPLIAAWAIENEEFQRLVERADPAKCPEEKQLHKLLMKTAKEIHKLRKTKVPKGSPDLLSFKEKMTFFTRKGLPVPDLPDRADYVLPDADLIEEEDEEEDDEEDKARETAIAINTALVASNNRNKNLSENHLGIAVSRRELNAAKSTAAAAAAAAAEAAKLNVTNADMSLPSTSAAAAKAHVNSNNSNGANGEQKDDRYDYVVDRNYGVEV; this is encoded by the exons TTATACCAAACCACAGTCGTTCGAAGATTGTGTCGGCGATGAGCTGCCGCATGGCTGGGAGGAAGCCTACGATCCACATATAGGACGCTACTATATCAATCACATAGAGCAGTCGACACAGTTAGAGGATCCCCGCCAGGAATGGAAGAGCGTGCAAGAGCAAATGCTAAGCGATTACCTGTCGGCCGCACAAGATCAATTGGAGAACAAGCGTGAACTGTATGATATTAAGAAGCAGCGTTTGCAGATAGCGCAGGAAGAGTATAATCAGCTGAATAAATTGGCGACCAGCAGAAGCAGTT TGTGTTCCTCTTCGAGCTCAATGAGTCGACACGATCCCGATTTATTGCGCGCCGAAGTCGCCTCATCGTGGGAGCGTGTACGTCTGCTGCGGCAGGAACTGAAGCACATCACACACGATATTACGCACACGCAACGCGGCATGAATACGCTGTACTCGGTGGGCGAGAAGATCAATGCACGACAGAATGGTTGCTATGACATCGCTGAAGTGCAGGCCATACGCGAGGAGATGCTTAAGGTGCACAAATCGCTGGTGTCCGGTGAGAAGGTGCGCGAAGAGCTGATGCGCAGTTTGGTGGAGATTAAGAATGAGCTGAGCCGCCAACAGATCAACGATGAGAATGCTGAGCTGATGAATGCCGCCTCACCGTTTGATCGCGTATGCGTCGCCTCACAGACAGATCTGTGTGGCGCGGGCGACATGAATAGTGGCGCACGATTTGCCGAGATGGCCAAGACGAAATTGCAGTACTCCGAATGGCGTaagcatattaaaaaattgcaacagcaGTTGGTGGATCATGTGGAACGTATCGATCCCGGCCAGTTGGAGTCTGACAAGGATCGCATTTTGCTGATACAAGAAAAGGAGAAACTACTGACCGATTTGAATAGCATTTCGATGGAGTCGCGTCCACATGAAGAAGTGCACGTTATACAGCAAACACGCCGCAAACTTGAGGAAGATCTGAAAGAGGCGTACGAGGCTACAAATCAATGCATAGCGAAACGTTTGCGTTTCCATGAAGAAAAGCAGTTGCTGGTTGGAGAGCTGCAGGAAGCGCTCAAATCTACAAAGAAACTAGAGGAACGTCTCAAGTCATTCTCATCAGAGAGCACATTCTCCATTAGCAGTGGTTCTAGTCTGGGTTCATTGTCGACGGCGAGCAGCAAGAGCGCGCTCAGCTTCACCGACATCTACATCGATCCATTCGCTGTCGATTCACAAATCGATGTGATCGATTTGCAGCGTCGCTCACAGCGTTtctaccaacagcaacaactgcaaGCCGCACAGGCGCAgctacagctacaacaacagcatcagcaacaacagcaccaGTCACAAATGCATACGGTTACGCATGCGCATCCACAGCTACAACAGCAACCCTCATCGGAATTGTCGCTATCGCCGCGTAGCAGCCTGTCTATGGAAACACCACCCGCCTCGCCTATGAAATACAATGCCAATGCCGATCAAGTAGCGATCAGCAGCCAGCGGCTCAAGGAGGAGCCAACCTATGCCAACACACCTACAGGTGCTGCTTTGCCACCACTCTATCAGCCAAATCCAGCATTGGCTGCTGCAATGGCACGTACGCATGCACAGGACTTGGACTCAACACTGCTGGATTGTATGGTGTTGGAGGCCAAACTGCAGAAACTTAACTTATCCGCACCACTTAACCTGCCCGCTGCGCCGTTGTCGCCAATTTCCGAAAAACCATCATTGCTGGATCTGCCGCAAGAGATGCTCAGCCGTTCGTCATCGTCCTCGAATACACGTTCCGTATCTGCGGCGGTAAGCAATGAATCAGTCGCCGGCGACTCTGGCGTTTTTGAAGCTTCGCGCGCGCATTTCCCGCGTAAGGAGCTGGCGCAAGTGCAGATCGGGCTAAAATATCTGAAGGATAAGGGACTACTAGTCGTTTCGCTGGAACGTGCGAACAATCTCTCAGCGCTGTGGACTGCGACCGCGGACAATTCACAAGT TTATTTACGCGCCGCTTTGTTGCCCAATTCGCTTACTTCGATTCGCACAAAACCCATGTCAGACTTCCAGAAACCTGTCTTCAGCGACACCTTTGCCGTGCCCATAACGCTCAGCAAACTGCAGACGAAGAGTTTACAGGTCACTGTGGTCAGCATGACTGGCCAGAAAGAGGAGATTATC GGCACCGTACAGATCAGCATGGCCGAATTCAATGCCGACGATTCCACACTCAAGTGGTACAATGTGCTCAGCTCTAAATTTATGCCAACATTTGAACCATTAGATATGCCCTCAACGAGTGCGGCCGCCGCTGCAGCAGCCGCTGCTGGCGTTACTGCCGCAGTCACTGCTTCTACGGCTGCAGCGCCACTTGCGTCCGCAGCCAATGCTGCCGGCGCAAATgtaccaaatgtcgccaaggaAGAGTCGTCCGATGAATCGACAATTACCTCGTCACAAACCTCAACGCTGACGCGCAACCAAGTGCCGCCCTTCGAGATGCAGGCACAAATCACTGAGGAAATAGAACAACTGAGTGTAAACGATGAGGATGATGAAGATGAGGAGGATGATGATGAAGACGACGATGACGACAATGAGTTGGAGGAACTGACAGCTG ACTTCACAAAGAAAATGCTGGAGGCCTATAATTGCATCGATCTGATTAAACAAGAATATGCGGACAAGGAAACAAACACCGAGTGCGCGTTTGCACCCGAAAAATTGCGAGCttcacaacagcaacagcaaatggCCGACGATAGGCCGGTAAAGCGTTCGCAGACATTCACGCCCTCAGCGGCAGTCAATAAGAACCGTTACATTTGTCGACTTAATCGCTCCGACTCGGATTCGGCAATGCATTTCGGCGTGACGCCGCATCCCTTCCATCGCGGTGCTGTCGAGCGACGTTCGCTACGCTTTCACACCAAAGCGCCAAAGCAAATGACGA AACTTCGTCATACACATATACCGAGAACCAGCTTGGACTTGGAGCTGGATCTGCAAGCGCAGCATAGCAAGTTAGATTTCCTAAATGATCAAATTGCCAAATTACAGAACTTGAAACAAGT TCTGGAGAAGGGTCGTGATAATCGCGATCCCTTAATTGCCGCCTGGGCTATTGAGAACGAGGAGTTCCAACGCTTGGTCGAGCGTGCTGACCCAGCCAAATGCCCTGAGGAGAAGCAATTGCATAAGCTTTTGATGAAAACTGCCAAAGAAATTCATAAGCTGCGCAAAACCAAGGTGCCGAAGGGATCACCCGATTTGTTGTCGTTCAA AGAGAAAATGACCTTCTTCACACGCAAGGGCCTACCAGTGCCCGACTTACCAGATCGCGCCGACTACGTTTTGCCCGATGCCGATCTGATCGAAGAGGAAGACGAAGAGGAGGACGACGAGGAGGACAAGGCACGCGAAACAGCAATCGCTATCAATACAGCGCTCGTGGCCAGCAATAATCGAAATAAGAATCTCAGTGAGAATCATTTGGGCATCGCAGTCAGTCGTCGAGAATTGAACGCGGCCAAGAGCACAGCAGCTGcggccgcagcagcagcagcggaaGCGGCAAAATTGAACGTCACCAATGCGGACATGTCATTGCCGAGCACAAGTGCGGCGGCTGCAAAGGCGCAcgtaaacagcaacaacagcaatggcgCCAATGGCGAGCAGAAAGACGACCGCTACGACTACGTGGTCGATCGCAATTACGGTGTGGAAGTTTGA
- the LOC126751325 gene encoding putative uncharacterized protein DDB_G0271606, whose protein sequence is MNLKTLTCLVLLPLTTLLHIAACAEDESSTETNEIIPREAIGKLDYSVRQALLRAIDKLEREAANDDYDEEDAEDQNPTVEESPTVQDTNELASNNSSTVSTTTSKDEILEESTNKADVHPTVQFYTAIFDEKHAHEQSLASFIDRSHFWKKANKAKANSDTAAIDNADTVAHASSTFESSRQSTRSVSNGHSSNNAVRLNEISGENSDEVKFEIRKTHGLATPSTSSTTTTTTTTTTARPRTTRRPRPTTTTTTTTTTPRPTHNEDGENIEVVEKDDIRIQEAPLVTAFTVDLDERGAAKNVIPIVDQPKIQRPLNVPQSFPAGPTISKLNVLPTNPLSAVPQSEAVYSNVGLVAPTQATNILAASTTPFTNILPVNNFNTQPTSQTAVGANGNPSQEGVSNYLIERQRQLEQQIYQLKLQAQQQQDLILRQLKLLEEQTKLNGAPNPTVQSLPATTTQTFTQPIQQQQQHQVQPHSQLAVQPTQSVPLSPPAVQQQQSQVVSFTIRPSVEFVPNTVAQSSPSFFNTFPVDQQLPLRERVNNFAHGEQRNNYTPNILPVTQQQLPINDPVQKVFQNLQNLQSQNGNPTQPQATNAATSVQIQASNQFKFAPTFPTVETPLEVSLFQALPQHNPQRFHQPQQQQQQQAPLVPGFLSQALLEQQQQQQQQQQQHRSRLFRQEAGTSNFGQKPSITQFSSVQSVIPASILSQQQQQQQQQQQQQTLDNQNFYRQHLDPQISNQLQQNAQFYQQQQQQQQLQQPPGKIASTVSSSTNTILSTISSSLSNNIIHSSRLSSLNNSNRGSAHSSFSTLSNSPSSLSGNKPPHISSARSLSSKDKFHYTNFEELKLIGNVLALNRGINNFAPPTSQNLPFAGRF, encoded by the exons aaAACCTTAACCTGCCTTGTATTGCTCCCGCTCACCACTCTATTGCACATTGCCGCGTGCGCAGAGGATGAAAGCTCCACAGAGACCAATGAAATAATTCCACGAGAAGCAATTGGAAAATTAGACTACTCCGTAAGACAAGCTCTGTTACGTGCCATAGATAAGTTGGAGCGAGAAGCGGCCAATGACGACTACGACGAAGAAGATGCTGAAGATCAGAATCCCACTGTCGAGGAATCGCCAACGGTACAAGATACCAACGAGCTCGCCTCGAATAACAGCAGCACTGTTTCTACCACCACTTCCAAGGATGAAATACTCGAGGAGAGTACCAACAAGGCCGACGTGCATCCAACTGTACAATTTTACACCGCCATTTTCGATGAGAAACACGCACACGAACAATCACTGGCCTCGTTCATCGATCGGTCGCACTTCTGGAAGAAGGCAAACAAAGCAAAAGCTAACTCAGACACAGCGGCGATTGACAATGCTGACACCGTAGCGCACGCTTCCAGCACATTCGAGAGTAGTCGACAGAGTACGCGCAGTGTCAGCAACGGACACAGTTCAAATAACGCTGTGCGTTTGAATGAAATTTCCGGAGAGAATTCGGATGAAGTGAAGTTTGAGATACGTAAGACGCACGGACTTGCAACGCCGTCAACATCATCCACGACTACAACGACGACgaccacaacaacagcacgtCCTCGCACAACACGCCGTCCACGGCCTACCaccaccactacaacaacaacaaccacgcccCGTCCCACGCACAATGAGGACGGTGAAAATATCGAAGTGGTGGAGAAAGATGACATACGCATACAGGAAGCGCCGCTAGTGACCGCATTCACCGTCGATCTGGATGAACGCGGCGCAGCCAAGAATGTTATACCCATTGTGGATCAACCGAAGATACAGCGACCACTCAATGTCCCTCAGTCATTCCCTGCTGGACCCACTATATCGAAGCTAAATGTTCTGCCCACAAATCCGCTGTCTGCTGTGCCACAGAGTGAGGCAGTGTACAGTAATGTTGGACTTGTGGCACCCACTCAAGCAACCAACATTCTAGCGGCTTCAACAACACCGTTTACTAATATTCTGCCAGTGAACAATTTTAATACG CAGCCAACTTCCCAAACCGCTGTCGGCGCCAACGGCAATCCGAGCCAAGAAGGTGTAAGCAATTACCTAATCGAACGACAACGACAACTCGAACAACAAATCTATCAGCTAAAActacaagcacaacaacaacaagacctAATATTGCGTCAATTAAAATTGCTGGAGGAGCAAACGAAATTGAATGGCGCGCCGAACCCCACCGTGCAATCATTGCCGGCGACGACTACACAGACCTTTACACAACctatacagcaacaacaacaacaccaagtACAACCGCATTCGCAATTAGCTGTACAGCCAACACAATCTGTGCCACTCTCGCCACCCGcggtgcaacaacaacaatcgcaaGTGGTCAGCTTCACCATACGCCCGTCCGTGGAATTCGTGCCGAACACGGTCGCCCAAAGTAGTCCATCATTTTTCAACACTTTCCCCGTCGATCAGCAATTACCGTTACGCGAGCGTGTTAATAACTTTGCGCACGGCGAGCAGCGCAACAATTACACGCCGAATATTTTGCCAGtgacacaacaacaattgcCCATAAATGACCCGGtgcaaaaagtttttcaaaatttgcaaaaccTGCAGAGCCAAAATGGCAATCCGACGCAGCCGCAAGCGACAAATGCTGCCACCTCGGTGCAAATACAGGCGTCCAATCAATTTAAATTCGCACCCACCTTTCCGACCGTGGAGACACCGTTAGAGGTGTCACTGTTCCAGGCGTTGCCCCAACACAATCCCCAGCGCTTCCATcagccacagcagcagcagcaacaacaagcgccGCTAGTGCCAGGCTTTTTGAGTCAAGCGCTTTtggaacagcaacaacaacaacagcagcagcaacagcaacatcgCTCACGCTTATTCCGCCAGGAGGCAGGCACGTCCAATTTCGGCCAAAAGCCGTCAATCACACAATTTTCATCGGTCCAATCTGTCATACCCGCGTCAATACTgagccaacaacagcagcagcagcaacaacaacagcaacagcaaacgcTAGATAATCAAAATTTCTATCGGCAACATTTGGATCCGCAAATTAGCAATCAACTGCAGCAAAATGCACAATTttaccaacaacagcaacaacagcagcaactgcAACAACCACCAGGTAAAATCGCAAGCACAGTGAGTAGTAGCACTAACACCATCCTTAGCACCATTAGTAGTAGTCTTAGTAATAACATTATCCATAGTAGTCGCCTTAGCAGCTTAAATAACAGTAACAGAGGCTCCGCGCATTCTAGTTTTAGCACCTTAAGTAATTCGCCGAGTAGTCTTAGCGGCAATAAGCCGCCGCACATTTCTTCTGCACGTAGCTTAAGTAGTAAAGATAAATTTCACTATACAAATTTTGAAGAACTAAAATTAATCGGTAATGTTTTAGCACTAAACCGTGGCATTAACAACTTTGCACCGCCAACTTCACAAAACCTACCCTTCGCTGGACGCTTCTAA